One part of the Paenibacillus silvisoli genome encodes these proteins:
- a CDS encoding DMT family transporter gives MGWILLAVAIAFELTGTISMKLSASFTKLIPSIVMFVCYAASFTLINYALGYLQVSVVYAVWSGVGIVLISIASIFIFNEKLPPLSYLWIGVIVVGVIGLQMSSKGH, from the coding sequence ATGGGCTGGATTTTGCTTGCCGTCGCCATTGCGTTTGAGCTGACGGGAACGATTTCGATGAAGCTGTCGGCCAGCTTCACGAAGCTGATTCCGTCCATCGTCATGTTCGTCTGCTATGCCGCGAGCTTTACGCTCATTAATTACGCGCTGGGCTACTTGCAGGTCAGCGTCGTGTATGCCGTTTGGTCGGGCGTCGGCATCGTGCTGATTTCGATCGCCAGCATTTTTATTTTTAACGAGAAGCTGCCGCCGCTGTCTTACTTGTGGATCGGCGTGATCGTAGTTGGCGTCATCGGGCTGCAGATGAGCAGTAAAGGGCATTGA
- a CDS encoding metallophosphoesterase family protein codes for MENDKMGRPLLTFQVITDTHITVDPEHEHNRNLARVLQDIAANGQGSRGIMHAGDMTDNGITEEYEAFYRIWNEYKDQVPALYITSGNHDICDNWQECMELFQSHTGMTGMYHDHWVDGYHFIFLGTEEGIGLHCTLSETQLSWLDAKLGDAASPDKPAFVFLHQPLKNTVAGSLEAQNWFGVTQDAELKAVLAKHRHAIMFTGHTHWELAAPHNYFDGGGELPAMFNAASTAYLWTDEDEHKDGSQGYYVEVYPGCVLVRGRDFERGEWVEEAQFKVSYPVL; via the coding sequence ATGGAAAATGATAAGATGGGGCGCCCGTTGCTGACGTTCCAGGTCATCACGGATACGCATATTACCGTGGACCCGGAGCACGAGCATAACCGGAATTTGGCCCGCGTGCTGCAGGATATCGCCGCGAATGGGCAGGGGAGCAGAGGCATCATGCATGCCGGGGACATGACGGACAACGGGATTACGGAGGAGTACGAAGCTTTTTACCGGATTTGGAACGAGTACAAGGATCAGGTTCCAGCGCTGTATATCACAAGCGGCAACCATGATATTTGCGACAATTGGCAGGAATGCATGGAGCTCTTTCAGTCGCATACGGGCATGACCGGCATGTATCACGATCACTGGGTCGACGGCTATCACTTTATTTTCCTAGGGACGGAGGAAGGGATCGGCTTGCACTGCACGCTATCGGAGACGCAGCTGTCGTGGCTGGATGCCAAGCTGGGAGACGCCGCTTCGCCTGACAAACCGGCATTCGTCTTCCTGCACCAGCCGCTCAAAAATACGGTGGCCGGTTCCCTCGAAGCGCAAAACTGGTTCGGCGTGACGCAGGATGCGGAGCTGAAAGCGGTGCTCGCCAAGCATCGCCACGCGATCATGTTCACCGGCCATACGCACTGGGAGCTGGCCGCGCCGCACAATTACTTCGACGGCGGCGGTGAGCTGCCGGCCATGTTTAACGCCGCGTCCACCGCGTATCTGTGGACGGACGAGGATGAGCATAAGGACGGCAGCCAGGGCTATTATGTCGAGGTTTATCCCGGCTGCGTGCTCGTTCGGGGCCGGGATTTCGAGCGCGGCGAGTGGGTGGAAGAAGCGCAGTTTAAAGTGAGCTATCCGGTATTATAG
- a CDS encoding carboxylesterase family protein — MALYRHSLQTEIRKPISIGYQLFLPSGYEEHDDTKKWPLIVFLHGINRRGEDLSALDGYGLPALAESRGIFKFIVAAPQCPSHSFWPMERDGVMAMIDHLAATCRIDESRIYLTGFSMGGNGAWDLAARYPERFAAVAPLAGWYQPETAALLKDVPIWAFHGEDDDVVPVSGTKEMAEALEAIGGNVAYTIYPGLKHPIMSETYRNSELYKWFLQHQAPQPSRPDVRQED; from the coding sequence ATGGCGCTTTATAGGCATAGCTTGCAGACGGAAATCCGAAAGCCGATCTCGATCGGCTACCAGCTCTTCCTGCCTTCGGGGTACGAGGAGCATGACGATACGAAAAAATGGCCCCTTATCGTGTTTCTTCACGGCATTAACCGCCGCGGCGAAGATCTCAGCGCGCTTGACGGGTACGGGCTTCCGGCCTTGGCGGAGAGCCGGGGGATTTTCAAGTTCATCGTGGCGGCGCCGCAATGTCCGAGCCATTCCTTTTGGCCGATGGAGCGGGACGGGGTCATGGCGATGATCGATCATTTGGCTGCTACTTGCCGCATCGATGAGAGCCGGATTTATTTAACGGGGTTTAGCATGGGCGGCAACGGGGCGTGGGATTTGGCGGCGCGCTATCCCGAGCGATTCGCGGCGGTTGCGCCGCTGGCCGGCTGGTATCAGCCGGAGACCGCCGCGCTGCTGAAGGACGTCCCGATTTGGGCGTTCCACGGCGAGGACGACGATGTCGTCCCAGTGTCCGGAACGAAGGAGATGGCGGAAGCGCTGGAGGCGATCGGCGGCAATGTTGCGTATACGATCTATCCGGGCTTGAAGCATCCCATTATGAGCGAGACGTACCGCAATTCGGAGCTGTATAAGTGGTTTTTGCAGCATCAAGCCCCGCAACCTTCCCGGCCGGACGTCCGTCAGGAGGACTAA
- a CDS encoding DEAD/DEAH box helicase: protein MSMHTETISIQVSLTAHGDALIYGSIPGYLATGLYVKQRLFAWHEPTFYGTELELEKVQDMELVVLPSEHVIAFFGERRLLEHVEWVWENDAAALVALAPHLAACVEERSYMPSFDAFQRGRLQWTWDESRLGDETLRELKRCGMAGGDAGEDYVSKAFGDGLRAAFSAAVFARYYATEEAAADLRRDFPMLFSRDRAAAAAGMDAQAWLIASGWKADTAPFRPLLQLLEPGEDADEEAWRLLLVLQDKHEPSVLAPVRLTRDGAALGSWPASWSPHVRERSAAWLTQLQASLHAERLAGRDDDVLNCPLSSDAAWQFLTEGSPRLLASGWQVLLPAWWEAASRRKPRLRAKVRAGAGESSSGGGGSLFGLDSLIDFDWRIAIGDSDLTEEEFAALVARGERLVRFRGSWVPLDPALLAQIRKAMASVDRGSGLSFQDVLQLHLLGAGADGASRGDADGDAGGSDAADPGLVQLEVELNEHLTKLMAQLTQQTDWPATPVPATLHAELRSYQRDGFAWLAFLRRFGLGACLADDMGLGKTVQFITYLLHLKELEAAGRGGGGAEPMPSLLICPTSVLGNWQKEIRRFAPSLRIMLHYGSKRLSGEAFAAEAREADLVLTSYATASLDQETISGFRWSTICLDEAQNIKNAGTKQSAAVRSFPARHRIALTGTPIENRLSELWSIYDFINPGYLGSSRTFNEQFSQAIEKARDEERTQELQRLVKPFMLRRKKKDPAIQLDLPDKNEMKTYINLTAEQGALYDQTVNQLMENVRKLEGIERKGAILAALTQLKQLCDHPMLLTKEPIPEPDEEGLLATEPLIGRSAKLERLLAMVRELREEGERCLIFTQYIGMGQMLQRVLAQELGEPVLYLHGGTSKTGRDRMIEQFQSQSLPANEQPSVFILSIKAGGVGLNLTAANHVFHFDRWWNPAVENQATDRAYRMGQTRDVQVHKFISLGTLEERIDEMLESKQQLSDNVITSSEGWITELSTDALKDLFTLRREWVDG from the coding sequence ATGAGCATGCATACGGAGACGATTTCGATACAGGTCAGCCTGACGGCGCATGGCGATGCATTGATTTACGGCTCGATTCCCGGCTACTTGGCTACCGGGCTATATGTGAAGCAGCGGCTGTTTGCCTGGCATGAGCCCACCTTCTACGGAACGGAGCTCGAGCTGGAGAAGGTGCAGGACATGGAGCTTGTCGTGCTTCCTTCCGAGCACGTCATCGCGTTCTTCGGCGAACGCCGGCTGCTGGAACATGTGGAATGGGTATGGGAAAATGACGCCGCCGCGCTCGTTGCGCTCGCGCCGCATCTTGCCGCATGCGTGGAGGAGCGAAGCTATATGCCCAGCTTTGACGCCTTCCAGCGCGGCAGGCTGCAATGGACGTGGGACGAGAGCAGGCTCGGCGACGAGACGCTGCGGGAGCTGAAGCGGTGCGGGATGGCTGGCGGCGACGCTGGCGAGGACTATGTGAGCAAGGCGTTCGGCGACGGCTTGCGCGCTGCCTTCTCGGCCGCGGTCTTCGCGCGCTATTACGCAACGGAAGAAGCGGCGGCTGATCTGCGCCGCGATTTTCCGATGCTCTTCTCGCGGGACCGCGCGGCGGCGGCCGCCGGGATGGATGCGCAGGCGTGGCTGATCGCCTCCGGCTGGAAGGCGGATACGGCGCCGTTCCGGCCGCTGCTGCAGCTGCTTGAGCCTGGCGAGGACGCCGACGAGGAAGCCTGGCGGCTTCTGCTCGTGCTGCAGGACAAGCACGAGCCCTCCGTGCTCGCGCCGGTGCGGCTGACGCGGGACGGCGCGGCGCTCGGCTCTTGGCCGGCTTCGTGGTCGCCGCATGTGCGCGAGCGCTCGGCTGCTTGGCTGACGCAGCTGCAAGCCAGCTTGCACGCGGAGCGCCTTGCCGGCCGCGATGACGACGTGCTGAACTGCCCGCTGAGCAGCGATGCCGCTTGGCAGTTCTTGACCGAAGGCAGCCCGCGCTTGCTCGCCTCGGGCTGGCAAGTGCTGCTGCCCGCCTGGTGGGAAGCGGCGAGCCGGAGAAAACCGCGCTTGCGGGCCAAGGTCCGCGCCGGCGCTGGCGAAAGCTCAAGCGGCGGCGGCGGTTCGCTGTTCGGGCTCGATTCGCTCATCGATTTCGATTGGCGCATCGCGATCGGCGACAGCGACCTCACCGAGGAAGAATTCGCGGCGCTTGTCGCGCGCGGCGAGCGCCTCGTCCGCTTCCGCGGCAGCTGGGTGCCGCTCGACCCGGCGCTGCTGGCGCAAATCCGCAAAGCGATGGCGAGCGTCGACCGCGGCAGCGGCTTGTCGTTCCAGGATGTGCTGCAGCTGCATTTGCTTGGCGCCGGCGCGGACGGCGCTTCGCGCGGTGACGCGGACGGCGATGCCGGCGGCTCGGACGCTGCCGATCCGGGGCTCGTTCAGCTGGAGGTGGAGCTGAACGAGCATTTGACGAAGCTCATGGCGCAGCTCACCCAGCAGACGGATTGGCCGGCCACTCCTGTACCGGCTACGTTGCATGCGGAGCTGAGGAGCTATCAGCGGGACGGCTTCGCCTGGCTCGCTTTTCTGCGCCGGTTCGGCCTTGGCGCGTGCTTGGCGGACGATATGGGCCTTGGCAAAACGGTGCAGTTCATCACGTACCTGCTGCATCTGAAGGAGCTTGAGGCCGCGGGCCGTGGCGGCGGTGGCGCTGAACCGATGCCGTCCCTGCTCATTTGTCCGACCTCCGTGCTCGGCAACTGGCAGAAGGAGATTCGCCGGTTCGCCCCGTCGCTGCGCATCATGCTGCACTACGGCAGCAAACGTCTGAGCGGCGAAGCTTTTGCGGCGGAGGCCCGCGAAGCGGATTTGGTGCTGACCTCCTATGCCACCGCATCGCTCGATCAGGAAACGATCAGCGGCTTCCGCTGGTCGACGATTTGCCTCGACGAGGCGCAGAACATCAAAAACGCAGGCACCAAGCAGTCTGCCGCCGTCCGCAGCTTCCCCGCCCGGCACCGCATCGCGCTTACCGGCACGCCGATCGAGAACCGGCTGTCGGAGCTGTGGTCGATTTATGATTTTATCAATCCGGGGTATCTGGGAAGCTCGCGCACGTTCAACGAGCAGTTCAGCCAAGCGATCGAGAAGGCGCGGGACGAGGAGCGGACGCAGGAGCTGCAGCGGCTGGTGAAGCCCTTCATGCTGCGGCGCAAGAAGAAGGACCCTGCCATTCAGCTCGACCTGCCGGATAAGAACGAGATGAAAACCTACATCAATCTCACCGCCGAGCAAGGCGCGCTTTACGATCAGACGGTCAATCAGCTGATGGAGAATGTGCGGAAGCTGGAGGGCATCGAGCGCAAAGGCGCTATTTTGGCGGCGTTGACCCAGCTCAAGCAGCTGTGCGACCATCCGATGCTGCTGACGAAGGAGCCGATTCCGGAGCCGGACGAGGAAGGCTTGCTGGCGACCGAGCCGTTGATCGGCCGGTCGGCGAAGCTGGAGCGTTTGCTGGCGATGGTGAGGGAGCTGCGCGAGGAAGGCGAGCGCTGCTTGATTTTCACGCAGTATATCGGCATGGGGCAAATGCTGCAGCGCGTGCTGGCGCAGGAGCTTGGAGAGCCCGTGCTCTATCTGCACGGCGGCACGTCCAAGACGGGGCGCGACCGGATGATCGAGCAGTTTCAATCGCAGTCGCTGCCGGCGAACGAGCAGCCGAGCGTGTTTATTCTGTCGATCAAGGCCGGCGGCGTCGGGCTCAATTTGACGGCGGCGAACCATGTGTTCCATTTTGACCGCTGGTGGAATCCGGCCGTCGAGAACCAGGCGACCGACCGCGCGTACCGGATGGGACAGACCCGCGACGTGCAGGTGCACAAGTTTATCTCGCTCGGCACGCTGGAGGAGCGGATCGACGAAATGCTGGAGAGCAAGCAGCAGCTCAGCGACAACGTCATCACGAGCTCCGAAGGCTGGATCACGGAGCTGTCGACGGACGCGCTCAAGGATCTGTTCACGCTGCGGCGCGAGTGGGTTGATGGTTAG
- a CDS encoding SWIM zinc finger family protein — protein MTTTLPFALDDAQWNQLVAQVGRSFDDLTLKRGFQYFKQDRVHAVTMSDTSIVDASVDGSNLYDVSVDLLHVDKSDCSCPVAARCKHIIAVLLYYASDQGRPVPAIVNARAAVAAVSGKPGAAANAAAKGKALPVRPAAFEPEEFASLSVPEWHERFAATLGPFGHSPRFLQEAKDMLTGIYSLKPALPLVGEMLFKLHASLFALEKMVKPAQEDWRHSGLFMGYHTQLAMDELLSEAMNGLAELLPITSESGYWPRLTETLAYLRTHMLREDRSLNCFTKLYQAVWMQWIRPNLDGNPALVHAELQELRTAADALGQHLSYLPWTLAQCLMLFELNRDEDAFALLRDAADKKTLQPAQAAPLFEALVHAEAWHRLVSWLEHVGPLLGGFRGDDLSSYGVYWQTALAHAEEAEPRMWKTLAAMLPYSRSLYEENLMAYGRWQQWMDYQLSRGQEPLEFRVGVLKPIEKEAPELLLPFYHQAVERYVLLKNRDSYKMAVKLLKRLNKLYVKLKKPERWEQFFDAFAAKHSRLRALQEELRKGGLLA, from the coding sequence ATGACTACTACTCTGCCATTTGCCCTCGATGACGCGCAATGGAATCAGCTCGTTGCTCAAGTGGGCCGCAGCTTCGACGATCTTACGCTCAAACGGGGCTTTCAATACTTTAAGCAGGACCGCGTGCACGCCGTTACGATGAGCGACACGTCTATCGTCGATGCGTCCGTAGACGGTTCGAACCTCTACGACGTTTCGGTGGATCTGCTCCATGTGGACAAGAGCGATTGCTCCTGTCCTGTGGCGGCCCGCTGCAAGCATATCATTGCGGTGCTGCTCTATTATGCTTCCGATCAAGGGCGCCCCGTCCCGGCGATCGTGAATGCGCGCGCAGCCGTTGCTGCCGTCTCGGGCAAGCCCGGCGCTGCTGCCAACGCCGCCGCTAAGGGGAAGGCGCTGCCGGTGCGGCCCGCGGCTTTTGAACCGGAGGAGTTCGCGTCGTTAAGCGTGCCCGAATGGCACGAACGATTCGCCGCGACGCTCGGTCCCTTCGGCCACAGTCCGCGCTTTCTGCAGGAAGCCAAGGACATGCTGACTGGCATCTACAGTCTGAAACCGGCGCTGCCGCTTGTCGGAGAGATGCTGTTCAAGCTGCACGCATCCTTGTTCGCGCTGGAGAAGATGGTGAAGCCCGCGCAGGAGGACTGGCGCCATTCCGGTCTTTTTATGGGCTATCATACGCAGCTTGCCATGGACGAACTGCTCTCCGAGGCCATGAACGGCCTTGCCGAACTGCTGCCGATCACTTCGGAATCCGGCTATTGGCCGCGCCTGACGGAAACGCTGGCTTATTTGCGCACCCATATGCTGCGGGAGGACCGCAGCTTGAACTGCTTTACCAAGCTGTATCAAGCGGTGTGGATGCAGTGGATCCGGCCGAATTTGGACGGCAATCCGGCGCTTGTCCATGCAGAGCTGCAGGAGCTGCGGACAGCAGCCGACGCGCTGGGGCAGCATCTCTCCTATTTGCCGTGGACGCTGGCCCAATGCCTGATGCTCTTCGAGCTGAACCGCGACGAGGACGCATTCGCGCTGCTGCGGGATGCCGCGGACAAAAAAACGCTGCAGCCGGCCCAAGCCGCGCCGCTGTTCGAAGCGCTTGTCCATGCCGAGGCCTGGCACCGTCTCGTCAGCTGGCTCGAGCACGTCGGGCCGCTGCTCGGCGGCTTCCGCGGCGACGACTTATCCTCTTATGGCGTCTACTGGCAAACGGCTCTCGCCCATGCCGAAGAGGCCGAGCCGCGGATGTGGAAGACGCTCGCCGCGATGCTGCCTTATTCCCGCAGCTTGTATGAAGAGAACCTGATGGCCTACGGCAGATGGCAGCAGTGGATGGATTACCAGCTGAGCCGCGGCCAGGAGCCGCTCGAATTCAGAGTCGGCGTGCTGAAGCCGATCGAGAAGGAAGCGCCGGAGCTGCTGCTGCCTTTCTATCATCAGGCGGTCGAGCGCTATGTGCTGCTCAAGAACCGGGATAGCTACAAGATGGCGGTGAAGCTGCTCAAGCGGTTGAACAAGCTGTACGTCAAGCTTAAAAAGCCCGAGCGCTGGGAGCAGTTTTTCGATGCCTTCGCCGCTAAACACAGCCGCCTGCGGGCGCTGCAAGAAGAGCTGCGGAAAGGAGGCCTGCTGGCATGA
- a CDS encoding NCS2 family permease codes for MEKWFKLKERGTTMSTEVTAGITTFLTMVYIVIVNPGILSEAGMDFHGVFIATVLASITATLIMGVFANYPIVIAPGMGLNAYFAFSVVGGSGISWQVALGAVFVSGVLFILLSLTKFRYMLLDAIPTSLKHAITAGIGLFITFIGLQNAKIIVDSPATLLTLGDLSAPMTLLTIVGLIVSLILMAYRVRGFLFVGMIVTAVIALLTGQLHFPDTIAALPSGLNATAFQLDIGSVFTQGLYSVIFTFLLITLFDTTGTMLGVAEQAGLLKDNKFPRSQGALLADAVGTTAGALLGTSPTSAYIESSAGVAIGGRTGLTAVVVSILLAVTLFFSPVVSVLAGIPAITAPALIIVGFLMLNVLRKIEWNDLEEAFPAFLIVVLMPLTYSIATGIGIGFIVYPVLKLIRGKVKDVHPIFYLFAVLFFIQIVFFSH; via the coding sequence ATGGAAAAATGGTTCAAGCTGAAGGAACGCGGCACGACGATGTCAACCGAAGTGACGGCGGGCATCACGACATTTTTAACGATGGTTTATATTGTGATCGTAAACCCGGGCATTCTGAGCGAGGCCGGCATGGATTTCCACGGCGTATTCATCGCGACGGTGCTGGCCAGCATTACCGCTACGCTGATTATGGGCGTATTCGCGAATTATCCGATCGTCATCGCGCCGGGCATGGGGCTTAACGCGTACTTCGCGTTCAGCGTCGTCGGCGGGAGCGGTATCTCGTGGCAGGTCGCGCTTGGCGCCGTTTTTGTCTCGGGGGTGCTGTTCATCCTGCTGTCGCTAACGAAGTTTCGCTATATGCTGCTGGACGCGATTCCGACAAGTCTGAAGCACGCCATCACCGCGGGCATCGGCTTGTTCATCACGTTCATCGGGCTGCAAAATGCCAAAATCATCGTGGACTCCCCGGCGACGCTGCTGACGCTTGGCGACTTGTCGGCGCCGATGACGCTGCTGACGATCGTCGGCCTGATCGTGTCGCTGATCTTGATGGCTTATCGCGTTCGGGGCTTCCTGTTCGTGGGCATGATCGTCACGGCCGTTATCGCGCTGCTGACCGGCCAGCTTCATTTCCCGGACACGATCGCAGCGCTGCCCAGCGGGCTGAACGCCACGGCGTTCCAGCTGGATATCGGCAGCGTGTTCACGCAGGGGCTGTACTCGGTTATTTTCACCTTCTTATTAATTACGCTGTTCGATACGACCGGTACGATGCTCGGCGTCGCGGAGCAAGCCGGACTGCTCAAAGACAATAAATTCCCGCGCTCCCAAGGCGCGCTGCTGGCCGATGCTGTCGGCACAACGGCAGGTGCGCTGCTCGGCACGAGCCCGACGTCGGCTTACATCGAGTCGAGCGCAGGCGTTGCGATCGGCGGCCGGACGGGCCTGACTGCCGTAGTCGTCAGCATCCTGCTGGCCGTGACGCTGTTCTTCTCGCCCGTCGTGTCCGTGCTTGCCGGCATCCCGGCAATTACGGCCCCGGCGCTGATCATCGTCGGCTTCCTGATGCTGAACGTGCTGCGCAAGATCGAGTGGAACGACCTGGAGGAAGCATTCCCGGCATTTCTGATCGTCGTTTTGATGCCGCTGACCTACAGCATCGCGACAGGCATCGGCATCGGCTTCATCGTCTATCCGGTGCTGAAGCTGATCCGCGGCAAGGTGAAGGACGTGCATCCGATCTTCTACTTGTTCGCCGTGCTGTTCTTCATTCAAATCGTATTTTTCAGCCATTAA
- a CDS encoding chemotaxis protein CheD: protein MNRVVGLGEWVCSGNQVDIISTFALSTCVAVTAYCPVKKVAGLIHIVLPEPLSTKDEKVRPGYFASTGVPLLIRKMVEQFGCRKQNLVIQLFGGAEPQKRNYFRIGSRNLEQVQRMLQSLEIETVKADVGGQVSRTLHMSVKTGEIKLSTLPLSS, encoded by the coding sequence ATGAACCGCGTTGTTGGACTCGGCGAATGGGTTTGTTCAGGCAACCAAGTAGATATCATCAGCACCTTCGCCTTGTCCACCTGCGTGGCGGTTACAGCCTACTGTCCCGTAAAGAAAGTAGCAGGCTTGATTCACATCGTGCTGCCTGAGCCGTTGTCGACCAAGGATGAGAAGGTCCGTCCGGGCTATTTCGCATCGACTGGCGTTCCGCTTCTTATTCGCAAGATGGTAGAGCAGTTCGGCTGCCGCAAGCAAAATCTCGTCATACAGCTGTTTGGCGGCGCCGAGCCGCAGAAACGCAATTATTTCCGCATCGGAAGCCGCAATTTGGAGCAGGTGCAGCGGATGCTGCAGAGCCTGGAGATCGAGACGGTGAAGGCGGATGTCGGCGGGCAGGTCAGCCGGACGCTGCACATGAGCGTGAAGACAGGGGAAATCAAGCTGTCGACGCTGCCGTTAAGCAGTTAA
- a CDS encoding sensor domain-containing diguanylate cyclase, with the protein MATWLMVLFIIIIIAAALFGGRFSYVRLKKAEEKLEALQHEYSTLLREQQGITFRFKKIDGKYRYTLADGQLFYKLGLTQADIGKSMEEIMPGHMHAYIREVYDRAWAGERFQYESGFNGYTYLNSVMPIIENGETVEVIVVGSDITERKQAEQEIRESEERYRRLVDLSPDAIVIISENKVVLANQKAIQYLGDGSREKLNNRAIREMIHPDYFPRAKWHLQQVFENKGILPPFESVYLRTDGEPIHVEVIASYMPYNGVPAAMVIFRDITERKRAEQQMHETNKLLSHLASIDGLTGIANRRHFDDSFAKEWDLAVQGSLSLSLILCDIDYFKRYNDTYGHQEGDTCLRLVAGALNAVPLPGGGFVARYGGEEFVALLPETEAAEAEELGRLLGEGIAKLEIPHSASRVSSVVTISIGAATLTPTADMDREMLFRRADTALYVAKQQGRNQMRMYDETLVKEGV; encoded by the coding sequence ATGGCGACATGGTTAATGGTACTTTTCATAATAATAATAATCGCAGCGGCTCTCTTCGGGGGCCGCTTCTCTTACGTTCGGCTAAAAAAAGCGGAAGAGAAGCTGGAGGCGCTTCAGCATGAATATTCGACGCTTCTTCGCGAGCAGCAAGGCATTACGTTCCGGTTTAAGAAGATAGACGGCAAATACCGCTACACGCTGGCCGACGGGCAGTTGTTCTACAAGCTCGGTTTGACGCAGGCGGATATCGGCAAGTCGATGGAAGAGATTATGCCCGGTCATATGCATGCCTATATTCGCGAGGTCTACGATCGGGCTTGGGCGGGGGAGCGATTCCAGTACGAGTCGGGCTTTAACGGGTACACGTACTTAAACAGCGTCATGCCGATTATCGAGAACGGCGAGACGGTCGAGGTGATCGTGGTCGGCAGCGATATTACGGAGCGGAAACAGGCGGAGCAGGAAATCAGAGAGAGCGAGGAGCGCTATAGGCGGCTTGTCGATCTGTCGCCGGACGCCATCGTCATTATCTCGGAAAACAAGGTGGTGCTCGCCAACCAGAAGGCGATTCAGTACTTGGGAGATGGCAGCCGGGAGAAGCTGAACAACCGGGCCATTCGGGAAATGATCCATCCGGATTATTTCCCCCGCGCCAAGTGGCATTTACAGCAGGTTTTTGAGAACAAGGGCATTTTGCCGCCGTTCGAAAGCGTCTATTTGCGGACGGACGGCGAACCGATCCATGTCGAGGTCATTGCGTCCTATATGCCCTATAACGGCGTTCCCGCCGCAATGGTGATTTTTCGCGATATTACCGAGCGCAAGCGGGCGGAGCAGCAAATGCATGAAACGAACAAATTGCTGTCGCATCTGGCGAGCATCGATGGGCTTACGGGCATCGCGAACCGCCGGCATTTCGACGATTCGTTCGCGAAGGAGTGGGACCTTGCGGTGCAGGGCTCGCTTTCGTTATCGCTCATCCTATGCGACATCGACTATTTTAAAAGGTATAATGATACTTACGGACATCAAGAGGGCGATACCTGCCTGCGGCTGGTCGCAGGCGCATTGAACGCGGTTCCGCTGCCGGGCGGCGGCTTCGTGGCGCGCTATGGCGGGGAAGAATTCGTCGCGCTGCTCCCGGAAACGGAGGCGGCCGAGGCGGAGGAGCTGGGCAGATTGCTCGGCGAGGGGATCGCCAAGCTCGAAATCCCGCATAGCGCCTCGCGCGTCAGCAGCGTCGTCACGATCAGCATCGGCGCTGCAACGCTTACGCCGACGGCCGACATGGACCGGGAAATGCTGTTTCGCAGAGCCGATACCGCGCTTTACGTCGCGAAGCAGCAGGGACGGAATCAGATGCGGATGTACGACGAAACTTTGGTTAAAGAAGGTGTGTAA
- the rnhA gene encoding ribonuclease H → MAKQKFYVVWVGRKPGVYTSWGDCQAQTSGFEDAKFKSYESRAEAEQAFQGGWKKHWGQGGGASAGASSGKSGFGYPRKKPAAADAHSEEIDYDSISVDVGTNGNPGPVEYKGVDTRTGEVIFAVGPISKGTNNLGEFLAIVHGLAYLKKLGSSKTVYSDSMNALKWVKQKSVSTTLPRDHSTEEIWLMIDRAVKWLQTNTYSNKVLKWQTKEWGEIKADYGRK, encoded by the coding sequence GTGGCGAAGCAGAAGTTTTATGTCGTCTGGGTAGGGCGCAAACCGGGCGTATACACAAGCTGGGGCGATTGCCAGGCACAGACGAGCGGGTTCGAGGATGCCAAGTTTAAGTCGTATGAATCACGCGCGGAAGCCGAGCAAGCGTTTCAAGGCGGCTGGAAGAAGCACTGGGGGCAGGGAGGCGGCGCAAGCGCAGGCGCATCGTCGGGCAAAAGCGGTTTTGGCTATCCGCGCAAGAAGCCCGCTGCCGCGGATGCCCATAGCGAGGAAATCGATTACGACAGCATTTCCGTCGATGTCGGCACGAACGGCAACCCCGGCCCCGTGGAATACAAGGGCGTGGATACGCGCACGGGCGAAGTGATTTTCGCCGTCGGGCCGATTTCCAAGGGGACGAACAACCTCGGCGAGTTTCTCGCCATCGTGCACGGGCTTGCTTATTTGAAGAAGCTGGGCAGCAGCAAGACGGTCTACAGCGACTCCATGAACGCGCTCAAATGGGTCAAGCAGAAGTCCGTATCGACCACGCTTCCGCGGGATCATTCAACGGAGGAAATCTGGCTTATGATCGACCGTGCGGTCAAATGGCTGCAAACGAATACCTACTCGAATAAGGTGCTCAAGTGGCAAACGAAAGAGTGGGGCGAAATTAAGGCGGATTACGGACGCAAGTAA
- a CDS encoding thioredoxin family protein, translating to MAFQEITEQQWLSESKAEEEREALFFFTPLCGTCKLALRMLEIAEAAGIAVPVRTMNINFAPALRERWRISSVPCLALLEGGQPVRFEYAMRSVDDLYRLLQ from the coding sequence ATGGCATTTCAGGAAATAACCGAGCAGCAATGGCTGAGCGAAAGCAAAGCGGAGGAAGAAAGGGAGGCGCTCTTCTTCTTCACGCCGCTCTGCGGAACGTGCAAGCTGGCGCTGCGCATGCTCGAAATTGCCGAAGCGGCCGGCATCGCGGTGCCGGTTCGCACCATGAATATCAACTTCGCGCCGGCTTTGCGCGAACGGTGGCGCATTTCGAGCGTGCCCTGTCTCGCGCTGCTGGAGGGCGGACAACCGGTCCGCTTCGAATATGCGATGCGCTCCGTGGATGATCTCTACCGGCTGCTGCAATAA